One Paraburkholderia aromaticivorans genomic region harbors:
- the moaA gene encoding GTP 3',8-cyclase MoaA, with translation MSRRIIPVADLSAVPVIAGPVQTPSGALHDTLARPLRDLRISVTDRCNFRCVYCMPRAVFDKDYTFLPHSALLSFEEIERLARLFVAHGVEKIRLTGGEPLLRKNLEFLIERLAQLTTPAGRPLDLTLTTNGSLLERKARSLKDAGLTRVTVSLDALDDTLFRRMNDADFAVGDVLDGIAAAHAVGLAPVKVNMVVKHGTNDSEIVPMARHFKGSGTVLRFIEYMDVGTSNGWNMTEVLPSADVVTRIAEHFPLAPLEAHSAAETAQRWGYVDGGGEIGVISSVTRAFCGSCTRARLSTEGKLYLCLFASSGHDLRALVRNGASDAGIATAIAEIWQDRGDRYSQLRGSASADARARDGRRVEMSYIGG, from the coding sequence ATGTCCCGACGCATCATCCCTGTCGCCGATCTCAGCGCCGTGCCGGTCATCGCCGGCCCCGTGCAGACGCCCAGCGGCGCGCTGCACGACACGCTTGCGCGGCCGCTGCGCGACCTGCGCATTTCGGTCACGGATCGCTGCAATTTCCGGTGCGTCTATTGCATGCCTCGCGCGGTGTTCGACAAGGATTACACCTTTTTGCCGCACAGCGCCTTGCTGAGCTTCGAGGAAATCGAACGGCTGGCGCGGCTGTTCGTCGCACATGGCGTCGAAAAAATCCGTCTGACGGGCGGCGAGCCGCTGTTGCGCAAAAATCTGGAATTCCTGATCGAACGCCTCGCGCAACTGACCACGCCGGCGGGCCGCCCGCTCGACCTGACGCTGACCACCAACGGTTCGCTGCTGGAACGCAAGGCGCGCAGCCTGAAAGACGCCGGTTTGACCCGCGTCACGGTGAGCCTCGACGCGCTCGACGACACGCTGTTTCGCCGCATGAACGACGCCGACTTCGCCGTCGGCGACGTGCTGGACGGCATTGCCGCGGCGCACGCGGTGGGCCTCGCGCCGGTCAAGGTCAACATGGTCGTCAAGCACGGCACCAACGACAGCGAAATCGTGCCGATGGCGCGTCACTTCAAAGGCTCGGGCACGGTGCTGCGCTTTATCGAATACATGGACGTCGGCACGTCGAACGGCTGGAACATGACTGAAGTGCTGCCGTCCGCCGACGTCGTCACGCGCATTGCCGAACACTTCCCGCTCGCGCCGCTCGAAGCGCACAGCGCCGCCGAGACCGCGCAGCGCTGGGGTTACGTCGACGGCGGCGGCGAGATCGGCGTGATTTCGAGCGTGACGCGCGCCTTTTGCGGCAGTTGCACGCGTGCGCGTCTGTCGACCGAAGGCAAGCTCTACCTGTGCCTGTTCGCCTCGTCGGGTCACGACCTGCGCGCGCTGGTGCGCAACGGCGCGAGCGACGCCGGCATCGCCACCGCCATCGCCGAAATCTGGCAGGACCGCGGCGACCGCTATTCGCAACTGCGCGGCAGCGCCTCGGCCGATGCACGCGCGCGGGATGGCCGCCGCGTCGAAATGTCGTACATCGGCGGCTGA
- the mobA gene encoding molybdenum cofactor guanylyltransferase MobA has product MKPAREHITGLLLAGGRGMRMGGADKGLQMLHGEPLSAHVLKRLAPQTGPLLISANRHSEAYTALGAPFGAKVVADTMAGFPGPLGGLLAGLRAAATGYVLSAPCDSPWLPADLAGRLAHALDSNGADIATVITTDAHGQTSLHPVFALLRTSLADDLSAFLEAGERKVRAWYARHKTVEVVFTDERAFYNINSLQELADLQRD; this is encoded by the coding sequence ATGAAGCCGGCGCGCGAACACATCACCGGACTGTTGCTCGCGGGCGGCCGCGGCATGCGCATGGGCGGCGCTGACAAGGGCCTGCAAATGCTGCACGGCGAGCCGCTCTCCGCCCACGTGCTCAAGCGCCTCGCGCCGCAAACCGGGCCTCTGCTGATCAGCGCCAATCGTCACTCTGAGGCCTACACCGCGCTTGGCGCGCCGTTCGGCGCCAAGGTGGTGGCCGATACCATGGCTGGATTTCCAGGCCCGCTGGGGGGCCTGCTCGCCGGGTTGCGCGCAGCCGCCACCGGCTACGTGCTCAGTGCGCCCTGCGACTCACCGTGGTTGCCCGCTGACCTCGCCGGGCGCCTCGCGCACGCGCTGGACTCGAACGGAGCCGACATCGCCACGGTCATCACCACCGACGCGCACGGCCAAACGTCGCTGCATCCCGTCTTCGCGCTATTGCGCACGAGCCTCGCGGACGATCTCTCGGCCTTCCTGGAAGCCGGCGAGCGTAAAGTCCGCGCGTGGTACGCGCGCCACAAGACGGTGGAAGTCGTCTTTACCGACGAGCGCGCGTTTTACAATATCAATTCGCTACAAGAACTCGCCGACCTCCAGCGTGATTGA
- the moeA gene encoding molybdopterin molybdotransferase MoeA codes for MTTLNEFSHCVAQYDPHALPVPAAQAIVRQWAAPVTAVERVALRDALDRVLAADIVSPIDVPSHDNSAMDGYAFNRAALVTGAATVELAIVGKALAGHPFAGRVEATQCVRVMTGACMPADCDTVVPQELVERGADAVAIRFAAGAVTGGANRRLAGEDLARGHAALRAGRIIRASDLGLLASLGIGEVNVRRRLRVAFFSTGDELRSLGEPLDPGCVYDSNRYTLFAMLRRLNVDTLDLGVVRDEPAAMEAALRSAAANADVVLTSGGVSVGEADFTKQLLQTFGDVAFWSLAMRPGRPLAFGRVWSGERPGVGLPALFFGLPGNPVAVMVAFYQIVREVLLLMSGATPQPLPVIHAMSRRGIRKRAGRTEFQRGVAEQDTHGQWHVTPTGSQSSGVLSSMSEANCFIVLGHDEGEIAEGERVAIMLFDGLI; via the coding sequence ATGACCACGCTTAACGAATTTTCCCACTGCGTCGCGCAGTACGATCCTCACGCGCTACCGGTCCCGGCCGCACAGGCGATTGTTCGTCAGTGGGCCGCGCCGGTCACGGCCGTTGAACGCGTGGCCTTGCGCGACGCGCTCGACCGCGTGCTCGCGGCCGATATCGTGTCGCCGATCGACGTCCCCTCGCACGACAACTCCGCCATGGACGGCTACGCGTTCAACCGCGCGGCACTCGTCACGGGCGCGGCCACCGTGGAGTTGGCGATCGTCGGCAAGGCGCTGGCCGGGCATCCGTTCGCGGGCCGCGTCGAGGCCACGCAATGCGTGCGCGTCATGACAGGCGCCTGCATGCCGGCCGACTGCGACACGGTCGTGCCGCAAGAACTCGTCGAGCGCGGCGCCGACGCCGTTGCCATCCGCTTCGCGGCCGGCGCTGTCACGGGCGGCGCAAACCGGCGCCTCGCCGGCGAAGACCTCGCGCGCGGCCATGCCGCGCTGCGGGCGGGCCGCATCATACGCGCGTCGGATCTTGGTTTGCTGGCCTCGCTCGGCATCGGCGAAGTCAATGTCAGGCGGCGTTTGCGCGTCGCCTTCTTCTCGACCGGCGACGAATTGCGCTCGCTCGGCGAGCCGCTCGATCCGGGCTGCGTGTACGACAGCAACCGCTACACGCTGTTTGCCATGCTGCGGCGCCTGAACGTCGACACACTCGACCTCGGCGTGGTGCGCGACGAGCCCGCCGCGATGGAAGCCGCCTTGCGCAGCGCCGCGGCGAACGCCGACGTGGTGCTGACCTCGGGCGGCGTTTCAGTCGGCGAGGCGGATTTCACCAAGCAACTGCTGCAAACTTTCGGCGACGTCGCGTTCTGGAGTCTCGCCATGCGCCCGGGCCGCCCGCTCGCCTTCGGCCGCGTCTGGTCCGGCGAGCGGCCGGGTGTCGGGCTTCCCGCGTTATTCTTCGGTTTGCCGGGCAATCCGGTCGCCGTGATGGTGGCGTTCTATCAGATCGTGCGAGAAGTGCTGCTGCTGATGTCGGGCGCCACGCCGCAGCCGCTGCCGGTCATTCACGCCATGAGCCGGCGGGGCATCCGCAAACGCGCCGGGCGCACCGAATTCCAGCGCGGCGTGGCTGAGCAGGACACGCATGGCCAATGGCACGTCACGCCGACCGGCTCGCAAAGCTCTGGCGTGCTGAGTTCGATGAGCGAAGCCAATTGCTTCATCGTGCTCGGGCACGATGAAGGCGAGATCGCCGAAGGAGAGCGCGTCGCTATCATGCTGTTCGACGGTCTCATCTGA
- a CDS encoding GNAT family N-acetyltransferase: protein MPATIRAATPADTGAIFALTYELAQFESLTHVFVATEDGLRDALFGARPSIEALVAENEGRIVGYALFFHNYSSFVGKRGLYLEDVYVQPSQRGSGLGTALLQRLAALAVERQCGRFEWTVLDWNQQAISFYEKMGATIMPDWRVVRLAGEALERLATASA, encoded by the coding sequence ATGCCCGCGACGATCCGCGCCGCCACGCCTGCGGACACCGGCGCCATCTTCGCGCTGACGTACGAACTCGCGCAGTTCGAAAGCCTCACGCACGTGTTCGTCGCAACCGAAGACGGCCTGCGCGACGCGCTGTTCGGCGCGCGGCCCTCGATCGAGGCGCTGGTGGCGGAGAACGAAGGGCGCATCGTGGGCTATGCGCTGTTCTTCCACAATTACTCGAGTTTCGTCGGCAAGCGCGGACTGTATCTCGAAGACGTCTACGTGCAACCCTCGCAACGCGGCAGCGGTCTTGGCACCGCGTTGTTGCAGCGTCTTGCCGCGTTGGCGGTAGAGCGGCAATGTGGGCGGTTCGAATGGACGGTGCTGGACTGGAACCAGCAGGCCATCAGCTTCTATGAAAAGATGGGCGCGACTATCATGCCGGATTGGCGTGTGGTGCGTCTGGCGGGCGAGGCGCTTGAACGCTTGGCGACTGCAAGCGCCTGA
- a CDS encoding DNA recombination protein RmuC, protein MTMILVAAVAVMAVALVIALALLMRGHNRAEDSEQFELLNERIDVAADTQAHAYERLERQLRNDITETARVSRTEQSSGFAHFQQTLAAQFSSMTTVQGGKIDGFAQQLDAVRHSLQAQAQQARDEQGRSLKQFGDTLSLQLGQLTEANDRRFAEVRATIEQRLKDIEANNSLKLEEMRRTVDEKLHATLEQRLGESFKLVSDRLEQVHRGLGEMQTLAAGVGDLKKVLTNVKTRGTWGEVQLEALLEQLLTADQYAKNIATVPRSAERVEFAIKLPGRAEQGAAATPVWLPIDAKFPREDYERLIEAQERADPVAVEEASRALEARIRAEARTIAEKYVSPPHTTDFALLFLPTEGLYAEVLRRPGLTDLLQRDYRVTIAGPTTLTALLNSLQMGFRTLAIEKRSSEVWQVLGAVKTEFGKFGDVLAKTKAQLETVTRSIEAAETRTRVMSRRLRDVEALPGEEASGLLGDALSGVDPDEQ, encoded by the coding sequence ATGACTATGATTCTGGTGGCGGCCGTCGCAGTGATGGCGGTCGCATTGGTCATCGCGCTGGCCTTGCTGATGCGCGGCCACAACCGCGCGGAGGACAGTGAGCAGTTCGAGTTGCTCAACGAACGCATCGACGTCGCGGCTGATACGCAAGCGCACGCCTACGAGCGTCTCGAACGGCAACTGCGCAATGACATCACCGAGACGGCGCGCGTGTCGCGTACTGAACAGAGCAGCGGCTTCGCGCATTTTCAGCAGACGCTGGCGGCGCAGTTCAGCAGCATGACGACGGTGCAGGGCGGCAAGATCGACGGTTTCGCCCAGCAACTCGACGCCGTGCGTCACAGTCTGCAGGCACAGGCCCAGCAGGCACGCGACGAACAAGGCCGTTCGCTCAAACAGTTCGGCGATACGCTGAGCCTGCAACTGGGACAACTCACCGAGGCGAACGACCGCCGCTTCGCCGAAGTGCGCGCGACCATCGAGCAGCGGCTGAAGGATATCGAGGCGAACAACTCGCTCAAGCTCGAGGAAATGCGTCGCACCGTCGACGAGAAACTGCATGCCACGCTCGAACAGCGTCTGGGTGAATCGTTCAAGCTGGTGTCCGACCGGCTCGAACAGGTACATCGCGGCTTGGGTGAGATGCAGACGCTGGCGGCCGGGGTGGGCGATCTGAAGAAAGTGCTGACCAATGTGAAGACGCGCGGCACGTGGGGCGAAGTGCAGCTCGAAGCGCTGCTAGAGCAACTGCTCACCGCCGACCAGTACGCGAAGAACATTGCGACGGTGCCGAGAAGCGCGGAGCGCGTCGAGTTTGCGATCAAGCTGCCGGGACGCGCGGAGCAGGGCGCTGCGGCTACGCCGGTCTGGCTGCCCATCGACGCCAAGTTTCCGCGCGAGGACTACGAGCGCCTGATCGAAGCGCAGGAGCGCGCCGATCCGGTTGCCGTGGAAGAGGCGTCACGCGCGCTCGAAGCGCGGATTCGCGCCGAGGCGCGCACGATCGCGGAGAAGTACGTGTCGCCGCCGCACACCACTGACTTCGCGTTGCTGTTCCTGCCGACCGAAGGCTTGTACGCGGAAGTATTGCGCCGGCCGGGTCTGACGGACTTGCTGCAGCGCGACTATCGCGTGACGATTGCGGGGCCGACTACGCTGACTGCTTTGCTCAATAGTTTGCAGATGGGTTTCCGCACGCTCGCGATCGAAAAGCGGTCGAGCGAGGTGTGGCAGGTGCTCGGCGCGGTGAAAACGGAGTTCGGCAAATTCGGCGACGTGCTGGCCAAGACGAAGGCGCAACTGGAAACCGTCACGCGGTCTATTGAAGCGGCGGAAACGCGCACGCGTGTCATGAGCCGCCGATTGCGCGACGTCGAGGCATTGCCGGGCGAGGAGGCGAGCGGGTTGCTCGGCGATGCGCTGTCGGGCGTGGATCCCGACGAGCAATAA